In a genomic window of Larus michahellis chromosome 3, bLarMic1.1, whole genome shotgun sequence:
- the PFN3 gene encoding profilin-3, whose product MFRIGVPGPKSQQAGDREARSWAFLRDSESPAMVGYWKYYLNGILEDRNIEDVAIPDNDCMWEAKPGGLLAAISPQEVVLITGQDQTTFLLTGITIAGKKCSVIHDNLLVDEDNVMDVRSKGSDSRSICIGKTPEALIFLTVKKGVHGGALNQKVHNMIVGMNA is encoded by the coding sequence ATGTTTAGGATTGGTGTGCCAGGACCAAAGTCCCAGCAGGCAGGAGACAGGGAAGCTCGGTCTTGGGCATTTCTGAGAGATTCAGAGAGCCCAGCCATGGTGGGTTACTGGAAGTACTACCTTAATGGCATCCTGGAGGACAGGAACATTGAAGATGTGGCTATCCCTGACAATGATTGCATGTGGGAGGCCAAGCCAGGAGGTCTCCTCGCAGCCATCTCACCCCAAGAAGTGGTCTTGATCACGGGCCAGGATCAGACAACGTTCCTGCTAACGGGAATCACCATAGCTGGCAAAAAGTGCAGTGTGATTCATGACAACCTGCTGGTGGATGAAGACAACGTGATGGATGTCAGAAGCAAAGGCAGTGACAGCAGATCCATCTGTATTGGCAAGACCCCCGAAGCCCTGATCTTCCTCACGGTCAAGAAGGGAGTCCATGGAGGAGCCCTCAACCAAAAGGTCCACAATATGATTGTGGGCATGAATGCATGA